A stretch of DNA from Lysinibacillus sp. B2A1:
TATACGGTTACTTCAATAAGGGGGAATTATCGAGATATGTATGGCAACCGTTTGTACAAGATCGATTTAACTTTAATCAGTGGAGGATGAAGCTTAGGCTAGAAATGATCTGTCCTGTACGTCATCCCCCACCGATTAAAGTTTCCTATTTTCAAAAGTAAGAGAGGTTGCTCCCTCTTACTTTTGATGTAAAAAATCTATGACAGCCGTAATATACACTTTTGCACAACGTACGATATCCTCTACACGCACTTTCTCATTATAACCATGGATGCTTGGCAAATAAGCTGGACCATATTGTAGTACTGGAATATTATATTGTCTGAAATGACGAGCATCACTACTTGCCCATTGCATCACACCATACGCCTCTTCACCAGTAACAAATGAGATATTATCTACTATTGCTTGGCATACAGGGTTTTCAGCTGGTGTATAGTTAGCCACACTTTTAAATCCAAAACGTTTTATTGAATAATCAATATTTAATGCATCTAATTTACTTTTCAATATATTAGTGACTTCTTCTTGTGTAACGCCAAATGGTAAGCGGCAATCTATTTGCACTTTACAATAATCTGGAATAACGTTGGATTTCGTACCTCCCTCAATTGTACCAATATTTACGGTAATTTTCTCTAATACTTCTTGATATTTCAAACGATCTTTTTCCACTTCTCGCATGTATTTCTTAGATACTTCAATTAGGGACTGTACTTCCTCTGGAATAGTAATCTCTAAATCCCATAAAGTACGTATCTCATTTATTGCAGCAATCGCATCTACAATAGCATTTCTTCCTGCTAATGGCGACAGGCTTCCATGACCCGGTTCCCCGCGAACCTCTAATTCAAACCAATACGAACCTTTTTGGCCAATCGTAGGATTTAATGGGGATGAAGGCTCTGCAATTAAACAGCCATCACCCTTTACTAGATTCCGTTCTAATAGCCATGGGACTCCATACTCCCCGCCTGTCTCTTCATCGGGCACAATTGCTAAAGTCAGTTTTCCTGGTAGTTCGATTTTCAATTTCTTCAGCATTTTAGTTGCAAAAATAATTCCTGCCAATCCTGCTTTCATATCACTGGCTCCACGACCAAGCATCCATCCGTCCTTTACTTCTCCTGAAAATGGATCAAAATCCCACTTAGCCAGATCACCAACAGGAACAACATCTGTATGACCGCAATAGACTAGTTCTTTACCTTCTGCATTTCCAATAGAGGCTACTAAATTAAACATTTTATCCGCAGATTCATATTTTTCATATGGTATATTTATGTCATTTAAATAATCTTCTATAAAAGTTGTTATTTCCGTTGTATCTCCAGGAGGATTAACGCTCGGAATTTGAATTAGTTTTGAACATAATTCAATCAACTCATCTTTATTGTTTTCAACTTCTTCAATTAGTTGTAACTTGAGTGCGTGTAAATCATTGTTCATGAGCAGGTACCTCATTTCCTTTTGTTTGTAAATGATTCATGCTTCCATATAAAATTTCGATAAGAGCAAATTGCTTTTCATCAAAGAATGAGCATTTTTTAGCACCATAAACCTTAGCTACTTCTAAGACAAATCGAACAACATTTTCTACATCTGTTACATGTGTGGCACCTGTTGCACAGCCAGCTACCACAGCTTCTGTTGTAATGGCAACGCCTACAACTGGGCTTGTCGTGGCAACAGCTGGTTGTAAAATACTATTAATATGGAATAAACCATTTCCATATGGTGTAATATCTTGCGTAGTAATTGGCATGACAACAGGAGAAATTCCTGCAGATTGAGTATACACATGCAGTAAGTCATCACTAACCTTTAAAATATAGCCTTCTTTAACAGTTGGGGTGATGGCAAACCCCTTATGGTTACATATTTGGTTCCCTTTTGTTGTATCAATCGATAATATAGCATCCATCGTTTCATCAACTTCATTTTCATTCATAACACTAATATCTACTGGCGAGTTCATAAACGGTACTGGCTCGTGTGGTAACGTTGGGGCTGTTGGACAAATATGTGTTGTAAAAATAACGTCCCCCTCTAGCTGATCGCCCTTTAATGCCATATCAATTGTTTTCGCTGCACTTGCCATACAGGCTAGTGCACCATCACCATCAGAAACGAAGCCTGTCATTTCTGGGCGTGCTCCAATTCCTCCTAAACGTCCAATAATACCTAATGTTGGGGCGTTCCCACCTGATGATTTACCGTTTTTCCCCTTAACCAAAACTCTTACAAAATCAGTGGAGCCATTGTCACCCTTAATCGTTTTTACAGTAACATCTGCAGAAGGGTCAATATTGTGTAAGTAATCTTTAACAACCTCCCCATTTACATAGATACTATCCATTAATTCGTATAATTCAATAACATGTTTCAATGACATATTTTTGCGCTCCTTTTTATTACCTCACAACAATTGATAGAGCTTCGTGAAATCGTTAGATAGACGTTTACCCAAGCTGCTAATAAAAGAATGTCTAATGAGGCTTTTTTTCATGTTGTATTTACTTAGTTATAACCAAGCTAATTTAATCTTTGCTATCTCTTACTAATTGGCATTATATAAATGACAAGAGACCTGATGTGTTGCAGTAACTGTATCTAGAGTAGGCTGAATTTGTGAACATTTTTCTGTCGCAAATCGGCAACGTTTATGAAATGCACAGCCGCTTGGTGGATTAACTGGACTTGGAACGTCTCCAGATAAAATAATGCGCTCCTTGTTATCAAAGGGATTATCCTTTGGAATAGCTGATAATAAAGCCTGTGTATATGGATGTTGAGGATTTCCATATATCTCTTCATATGTGCCAATCTCTACTATTTTCCCTAAGTACATAACGGCAATCCGATCACACATATAATTAACAACATTTAAATCATGTGAAATGAAAATATAGGTTAGCCCAAATTCCTTCTGTAAATCTTTCAATAAATTAATAACCTGTGCTTGTACAGATACATCCAATGCTGAAACTGGCTCATCACAAACGACAATATCTGGATTTAATGCAAGTGCACGAGCAATATTAATGCGCTGCCTTTGTCCACCTGAAAATTCATGTGGATGTCTCTTAGCATGATAAGCACTTAAACCAACTGTTTCTAGCAAATCAATCACACGTTTTTTGCGTGAGGCATCATCACCAATACGGTGAATGGCAAGTGGCTCAGCAATTAAATATTCAATTGTTTTTCTAGGATCCAATGAAGCATACGGATTCTGAAATACCATTTGTATAGATTTACGAGCTGAACGAATATCCTTTGTATTTAAATTTGCTAAATTTGTTCCATTAAACTCTACTATTCCTTCTGTTGGGGTAATTAATTGATTAATAAGTCGTGCGACCGTTGATTTACCACAGCCAGATTCTCCAACAATGCCTAATGTCTCACCTTTATATAATTCAAAGCTTACACCATCCACCGCTTTTACAAATTGAGTTGTCTTTTTAAAAGGAATAGAACTTTTAATAGGGAAATGCTTTTTCAAATTGCTTACTTTCAGTACTAGCTCTCTATTCTGCTGCATTAAAAATTCCCTCCTTACGTTCTACAATTTGCTCCTTCGATTGCAGATGGCAAGCCACAAAATGGTTTTCTCGTACTTCTACTAATTCTGGTGCTTTACTATGGCAGATATCTGTTGCCATTGGACAACGAGAAGAAAAATGACAGCCACTGTGGGGCATCGTTAAATCAGGAGGACTTCCTGGAATCGCTGGTAGTCTGTTTTGCTCCTGTGTGCCCATCG
This window harbors:
- a CDS encoding peptide ABC transporter substrate-binding protein, with amino-acid sequence MQQNRELVLKVSNLKKHFPIKSSIPFKKTTQFVKAVDGVSFELYKGETLGIVGESGCGKSTVARLINQLITPTEGIVEFNGTNLANLNTKDIRSARKSIQMVFQNPYASLDPRKTIEYLIAEPLAIHRIGDDASRKKRVIDLLETVGLSAYHAKRHPHEFSGGQRQRINIARALALNPDIVVCDEPVSALDVSVQAQVINLLKDLQKEFGLTYIFISHDLNVVNYMCDRIAVMYLGKIVEIGTYEEIYGNPQHPYTQALLSAIPKDNPFDNKERIILSGDVPSPVNPPSGCAFHKRCRFATEKCSQIQPTLDTVTATHQVSCHLYNAN
- a CDS encoding DUF1177 domain-containing protein, with the protein product MSLKHVIELYELMDSIYVNGEVVKDYLHNIDPSADVTVKTIKGDNGSTDFVRVLVKGKNGKSSGGNAPTLGIIGRLGGIGARPEMTGFVSDGDGALACMASAAKTIDMALKGDQLEGDVIFTTHICPTAPTLPHEPVPFMNSPVDISVMNENEVDETMDAILSIDTTKGNQICNHKGFAITPTVKEGYILKVSDDLLHVYTQSAGISPVVMPITTQDITPYGNGLFHINSILQPAVATTSPVVGVAITTEAVVAGCATGATHVTDVENVVRFVLEVAKVYGAKKCSFFDEKQFALIEILYGSMNHLQTKGNEVPAHEQ
- a CDS encoding succinyl-diaminopimelate desuccinylase yields the protein MNNDLHALKLQLIEEVENNKDELIELCSKLIQIPSVNPPGDTTEITTFIEDYLNDINIPYEKYESADKMFNLVASIGNAEGKELVYCGHTDVVPVGDLAKWDFDPFSGEVKDGWMLGRGASDMKAGLAGIIFATKMLKKLKIELPGKLTLAIVPDEETGGEYGVPWLLERNLVKGDGCLIAEPSSPLNPTIGQKGSYWFELEVRGEPGHGSLSPLAGRNAIVDAIAAINEIRTLWDLEITIPEEVQSLIEVSKKYMREVEKDRLKYQEVLEKITVNIGTIEGGTKSNVIPDYCKVQIDCRLPFGVTQEEVTNILKSKLDALNIDYSIKRFGFKSVANYTPAENPVCQAIVDNISFVTGEEAYGVMQWASSDARHFRQYNIPVLQYGPAYLPSIHGYNEKVRVEDIVRCAKVYITAVIDFLHQK